From Microplitis mediator isolate UGA2020A chromosome 11, iyMicMedi2.1, whole genome shotgun sequence, one genomic window encodes:
- the LOC130677767 gene encoding uncharacterized protein LOC130677767, translated as MAAEILNIQRQIIFDESIAHYEAHVHLPYASSTFNNSDEIRIAVQHQDLCLLPSKSTLHVYGKFTKSDGTAVSATTHMVNMTVCHMFEEIRYELNGVEIDRSKNVGITSLMKGYTSLSPAQENILENSGWIMDEAVNKLHNDNGFFDISIPLSLLLGFAKDYHKIVINARHELILIRSNSDLNAYIVATPAAGAHAEAVKITLQKIEWIVPYVTMADKQKIEALNYITSDPAISISFRAWELYEYPLLPNTSKHIWAVKTSTQLEKPRFVILEFQTARKNDATKNASVFDHCNIRDIKLFLNSQSYPYGNLNLNIANNQYALLYDMYINFQISYYNKEPEPLLTKKKFLEQAPLYVIDCSKQNESIKSGPVDIRLEFESANQFPAQTSAYCLIIHDRIVEYNPVSSIVRKLI; from the coding sequence ATGGCAGCGGAAATCTTAAATATTCAACGACAAATCATTTTTGATGAGTCAATTGCACACTATGAAGCGCATGTTCATCTCCCATATGCTTCATCAACATTCAACAACAGCGATGAAATAAGAATTGCAGTTCAACATCAAGATTTGTGTCTACTTCCAAGTAAAAGTACATTACATGTGtatggaaaatttacaaagTCCGATGGTACAGCTGTGAGTGCAACGACTCACATGGTCAACATGACAGTTTGTCATATGTTTGAAGAAATACGTTACGAACTCAATGGTGTTGAGATTGATCGTAGCAAAAATGTTGGTATCACAAGTCTCATGAAAGGGTACACATCACTAAGTCCTGCTCAAGAAAATATACTTGAAAATTCAGGCTGGATTATGGATGAAGCTGTAAACAAATTACACAATGACAATGGTTTCTTTGATATATCTATACCATTGAGTCTCCTGCTTGGTTTTGCTAAAGATTACCATAAAATTGTCATCAATGCAAGAcatgaattaattttgataagaTCAAATTCTGATTTGAATGCATACATTGTGGCCACACCTGCTGCTGGAGCTCATGCTGAAGctgttaaaataacactgcAAAAAATCGAGTGGATTGTACCATATGTGACTATGGctgataaacaaaaaattgaagctttgaattatattacaaGTGATCCAGCTATCTCAATCAGTTTCCGTGCTTGGGAGCTGTACGAGTATCCTCTATTACCAAATACTTCGAAGCACATATGGGCAGTCAAAACTTCTACGCAGCTCGAGAAACCACGTTTTGTCATTCTTGAATTTCAAACAGCAAGAAAAAATGACGCAACTAAAAATGCCAGCGTGTTTGATCACTGCAACATCAgagacataaaattatttttaaactctcaGAGTTATCCTTATGGAAATTTAAACCTCAACATTGCAAACAATCAATATGCTCTGCTGTatgatatgtatataaatttccaaatttcatactacaacAAAGAACCTGAGCCACTGCTAACGaagaagaaatttttggaaCAAGCACCACTGTATGTTATCGATTGCTCGAAACAAAACGAATCAATTAAATCTGGACCAGTGGACATTCGCCTAGAATTTGAATCTGCAAATCAATTTCCTGCGCAGACATCAGCTTATTGCCTCATTATACATGATCGCATAGTCGAGTATAATCCCGTAAGCAGCATCGTACGAAAACTAATATGA